A stretch of Bos taurus isolate L1 Dominette 01449 registration number 42190680 breed Hereford chromosome 5, ARS-UCD2.0, whole genome shotgun sequence DNA encodes these proteins:
- the T2R10C gene encoding bitter taste receptor Bota-T2R10C, which translates to MLSVLEGLLIFVALSESILGVLGDGFIGLAYFIECVKNKKFSTISFILMGLATSRICLIGLITTDGFVKIFSPEMYSSGYLIDCITYSWVILNPTSVFFATSLSIFYFLKIANFSHHIFLWLRSDVKRVLLLLIGYLLISWLVTFPLTMKIISDSRAKNRSVVFSVEVHKGEFFRNQILLNLGTLTIFILCLITCILLLISLRRHNQRMLLNATGFRDPSTEAHIKAMKVLISFIILFILYFIGITIEISCTTMSESKLLFIFGLTITALYPWGHSFILILGNNKLKQVFLRVLKQLKCWKKEKLLRTP; encoded by the coding sequence ATGCTGAGTGTACTGGAAGGCCTCCTCATTTTTGTAGCACTTAGTGAGTCAATATTGGGGGTTTTAGGGGATGGATTTATTGGACTTGCATACTTCATTGAATGTGTGAAGAACAAGAAGTTTTCTACTATCAGCTTTATTCTCATGGGATTGGCTACTTCCAGAATTTGCCTGATAGGGTTAATAACTACCGATGGATTTGTGAAGATTTTTTCTCCAGAAATGTATTCCTCTGGTTACCTAATTGACTGTATTACTTACTCATGGGTAATTCTGAATCCAACAAGTGTCTTTTTTGCCACCAGCCTCAGCATCTTCTATTTCCTGAAGATAGCCAATTTTTCCCACCACATTTTTCTCTGGTTGAGGAGTGACGTCAAAAGGGTTCTTCTCCTTCTGATAGGATACTTGCTTATTTCATGGTTAGTTACTTTTCCACTAACTATGAAGATAATTAGTGATTCTAGAGCAAAGAATAGAAGTGTAGTCTTTTCAGTTGAAGTGCATAAAGGTGAATTCTTTAGAAACCAGATTTTGCTCAATCTTGGAACCCTTACCATCTTCATACTATGCCTGATTACATGTATCTTATTGCTCATTTCCCTTCGGAGGCACAACCAGAGGATGCTACTGAATGCCACAGGATTCAGAGACCCCAGCACAGAAGCACATATCAAAGCAATGAAAGTTTTGATATCTTTTAtcatcctttttattttgtattttataggcATTACCATAGAAATATCATGCACTACTATGTCAGAAAGCAAgctgttgtttatttttggtcTGACCATCACTGCCCTCTATCCCTGGGGACACTCATTTATCCTAATTCTAGGAAACAACAAGCTAAAGCAAGTTTTTTTGAGAGTACTGAAGCAATTAAAATGCTGGAAGAAAGAGAAGCTCCTCAGAACTCCTTGA
- the TAS2R8 gene encoding LOW QUALITY PROTEIN: taste receptor type 2 member 8 (The sequence of the model RefSeq protein was modified relative to this genomic sequence to represent the inferred CDS: substituted 1 base at 1 genomic stop codon) produces MFSIEDHIFLTIMTAXFIIGMFVNGCIGLVICVDWIKKKKISIADYILTSLALSRMYLLCVMTLNGTILALYPGVYENEKIKVVLNIFWTFTNYLSMWFATCLNVFCLFEIANFSHRLFLWLKWRIERVVHWSLLGSLAISMLISLIQATLTNSDYDFLKIAKHKRNVTELFHVSKIQYFDPLTLFNLFAIIPFTVSLISFFFLITSLWRYSKQMKSSVTGSRDSSTEAHVEARKTVTSFLFFLFVYYLACLLATFSDFMKESKLAMMSGEIIEILNPLGHSLFFIVGNNKLRLASVRTLRCGKTACMM; encoded by the coding sequence ATGTTCAGTATAGAAGACCACATCTTTCTGACCATAATGACTGCGTAATTCATCATAGGAATGTTTGTGAATGGATGCATTGGACTAGTAATATGTGTTGATTggattaagaagaaaaagatctcCATAGCTGACTACATCCTCACCAGTTTAGCTCTCTCCAGAATGTATTTGCTTTGTGTAATGACACTCAACGGCACCATACTGGCACTCTACCCAGGTGtttatgaaaatgagaaaataaaggtagttcttaatatcttctggacATTCACCAACTACTTAAGTATGTGGTTTGCCACCTGCCTCAATGTCTTCTGTCTCTTCGAGATAGCCAATTTCTCCCACCGACTTTTTCTCTGGCTGAAGTGGAGAATTGAGAGGGTGGTTCACTGGAGCCTACTGGGGTCCCTGGCCATTTCCATGTTGATCAGCCTTATACAAGCAACGTTAACAAATTCTGATTATGATTTTCTTAAAATTGCAAAACATAAAAGAAACGTCACCGAATTGTTCCATGTGAGTAAAATTCAATACTTCGACCCATTGACATTGTTTAACCTGTTTGCTATTATTCCATTTACTGTGTCATtgatctcatttttctttttaattacatCCCTGTGGAGATACAGTAAACAAATGAAATCCAGTGTTACAGGCTCCAGAGACTCCAGCACAGAGGCCCACGTGGAGGCCAGGAAAACAGTgacctcatttcttttcttcctttttgtataCTACCTGGCCTGTCTTTTGGCAACATTTAGCGACTTTATGAAAGAAAGCAAGTTAGCTATGATGTCTGGAGAGATTATAGAAATTCTTAATCCCTTAGGTCACTCACTGTTTTTTATTGTTGGAAATAACAAGCTGAGGCTGGCATCTGTCAGGACGCTGAGATGTGGGAAAACAGCCTGCATGATGTAA
- the TAS2R9 gene encoding LOW QUALITY PROTEIN: taste receptor type 2 member 9 (The sequence of the model RefSeq protein was modified relative to this genomic sequence to represent the inferred CDS: inserted 1 base in 1 codon; substituted 2 bases at 2 genomic stop codons) yields the protein MKGITSLECSANIPGTMEAIYMLLITGAWMIGIWGNRFIVLVNYSGWLKKRAVSLTDVILVSLATSRICFFLCVIYMDGFIMVLFPDTYRHGEMMNILDIFWTTCNHSTVWFTFCLSIFYLFKIASISHPVFLWLKLKMNRXILGILPMSFLISSIISALLNNDSFYDFRINNEANITXEFKVSKIPTAFKXIILNLEAMVPFILCLVSFVLLFFSLLRHTKQMKLHTTGSRDPSIEAHMRAIKTIVIFLAVFIMYYVVFLFVTSRFLNPHGKLELMFGGLTAVIFPLSHLFILLMGNSKLREAFLKVLGIVKGFHKRRKYSVPQRILKEAERNQQKSLSLLSVVCIPFLLSAIGNHSYLPLF from the exons ATGAAAGGAATTACTAGTCTTG AATGCTCTGCTAATATACCAGGTACAATGGAGGCAATATATATGCTCTTGATTACTGGCGCGTGGATGATAGGAATTTGGGGAAATCGATTCATTGTACTGGTAAACTACAGTGGCTGGCTCAAAAAGAGAGCTGTATCCTTGACTGATGTCATCCTGGTCAGCCTGGCCACCTCCagaatctgtttttttttgtgtgttatatATATGGATGGTTTTATTATGGTACTCTTTCCAGATACATACAGGCATGGTGAGATGATGAACATTTTGGATATTTTCTGGACAACTTGCAATCATTCAACTGTCTGGTTTACTTTTTGCCTCAGCATCTTCTATTTATTCAAGATAGCCAGTATATCCCACCCAGTTTTCCTCTggctgaagctgaagatgaaca GTATCCTTGGGATTCTTCCGATGTCCTTTCTCATCTCCTCAATTATTAGTGCTTTACTGAATAATGATTCATTTTATGACTTCAGAATCAATAATGAAGCAAACATTACGTAGGAATTCAAAGTAAGTAAAATCCCAACTGCTTTCAAATAGATTATCCTGAACCTGGAGGCTATGGTTCCCTTTATTCTTTGCCTGGTCTcatttgtccttttatttttctccttacttCGACACACCAAGCAGATGAAACTTCATACCACAGGGTCTAGAGACCCTAGCATAGAGGCCCACATGAGGGCCATAAAGACAATAGTCATCTTTCTGGCTGTTTTCATTATGTACTATGTAGTTTTTCTCTTTGTAACATCTCGCTTTCTGAATCCTCATGGAAAATTGGAGTTGATGTTTGGTGGCCTAACAGCTGTCATTTTCCCATTGAGCCATTTGTTCATCCTGCTAATGGGAAACAGCAAGCTGAGGGAGGCTTTTCTGAAGGTGCTGGGGATTGTGAAGGGTTTccacaaaagaaggaaatattctGTTCCCCAGAGAATCCtgaaagaagcagaaagaaatcaacaaaagagtctctCCCTTCTCTCAGTTGTTTGCATTCCATTTTTATTATCTGCCATTGGAAATCATTCATATCTACCATTATTCTAA